The Halomonas sp. HAL1 genome segment AGCAGGCCATCGCCGCTGAACGAGCACTCACCGTGTATCTCAACAAACGTGAAATCGTCACGCTGATGACGCTGGGCGATGACCCTGAAGCGCTGGTGGTGGGCTATCTACGCAACCAGGGGCTACTGCGTGCCGCGGCTGATTTAGCCGCCGTGCAGGTCGATTGGGACGTAGAAGCCGCGGTCGTCATTACACGCCACTTGCCCGAGGACTTAGAGGCGCGCTTAAGCACTCGCACGGTGACGACCGGCTGCGGCCAGGGCACGGTCTTTGGTAAACTACTTGATCAAACCGCTCTGACGGCGCTTCCCGATACGCAGTTAGCACAGTCCACGCTCTATCAACTGCTGCAAAATCTCAACGCTTATAATGAGACCTACCGCAGCGCGGGCGCCGTTCACGGCTGTGCGCTTTGCCGCCAAACCGAGGTGCTCGACTTTGTTGAAGACGTGGGGCGGCACAATGCGGTGGATACCCTGGCCGGGCGCCAATGGTTGCAACAAGCCGACAGCGCCGATGCCGATATTTTCTATACCACTGGGCGACTGACATCTGAGATGGTACTCAAAGTGGCGCAAATGGGCATTAGCGTGCTGGTTTCGCGCTCCGGTGTTACCCAAAAAGGCGTCGAGCTGGCTGAACGCTTCGGCGTGATGCTGATTGCCCGCGCCAAAGGCCGCCACTTTCAGGCGATTAATACTCAGAATCGCTTGGCGCTGGATGCGATACCTAATCGACCATCCCAGGCCCGTTCATCTAAAGAGGCAAGCTCATGATTCCCACTCACGAACTCACCGGCATGATTCTCGCGGGCGGCGAAGGTCGCAGAATGGGTGGCCGGGATAAAGGGCTTGAGCCGTTCGCGGGCCTGCCATTAGTCGGCCATGTCGTAAAACGCCTTGAAGGCCAAGTAGCCGAGCTGCTGATTAACGCCAACCGCAATGCTGACGCCTACCGCTTCTTCGCCGATCGCGTGATTGCCGATGAAGAAGGCGGCTTTAAAGGCCCACTGATGGGTATTTACAGCGGCCTACGCGCGGCAAAAACGCCTTGGTTACTAGTCGCCCCCTGCGACTCCCCCGCCCTGCCTGACGATCTAGTCGCGCGCATGGTGGCAGGGATTGGCGATCATGATATCGCCGTGGCCTTTGACGGCGAACGGCTGCATCCAGTGGTTGCCCTGCTACGCACTTCGCTGGCAGATGATTTGGCCGCCACGCTTGCCGAAGGCGAACGCAAGATTGACCGTTGGTACGCCCGCCATGCGTGGTGCAAGGTCGATATGTCGGACTGTCCCGATGCGTTTGCCAATCTTAATACTGAGGAAGAGAAGCTGCGTTTGGAAAGTCTGCTGGCAGCCGCCTCAGGGAAGGTGTCGACATGACGCTTTCCTGCTTTGACCTTGGTGAGCAGATGCTTAGCGTGGATGAAGCGCGCCAAGCACTCGCCACTTTGATTGAACGCCCGCTGGGCAGCGAACAGATTCCGCTGGCGCAGGCTCACGGCCGCCGGTTGGCCACAGCCATTCAGGCCCCCATTAATGTGCCGCAAAATACCAATGCGGCCATGGATGGCGTAGCGCTCGCCTTGGCTAAAGAAGGTGTTGGGGCCAAGCAAACCCATTGGCCGCTGGCCGGTGAGGTGTTGGCCGGGCAGTATCGCAGCGAATTAGTGCCTGCCGGTCACTGTGTGCGCATCACCACCGGCGCCCCGCTGCCGCCGGGCACCGATACCGTGGTGATGAGTGAACAGCTGCGCGAACCGTTAGATGATAAGCCTGCGCATGTGATCATTGAGTCGCCCGAGCTTCTCAAGCACGGCCAACATGTTCGCCAGGCCGGTGAAGATATTGCCACTGGCGATACGGCGCTACCTGCGGGAGCAAGGCTCGATGCCGCCTCGATGGGACTGTTAGCGTCATTGGGTTATGCAGAGGTTAGCGTGTGCCAGCGCCCCAGGGTGGCGATTTTTTCCACCGGCAATGAAGTCACGCCCCCTGGCGAACCACTACCCAAGGCCGGCATTTACGATGCTAACCGCTTCACGCTGATCGGCTTACTCACCGAGCAGGGGGCCGAGGTGATCGATCTGGGCATTCTGCCGGATGACTTAAACGCGACCCAAACGGCGCTTAAGCAAGCCGCCGAACAGAGCGATCTAGTGATCACCAGCGGCGGCGTGTCAGTGGGTCAGGCCGACTTTACTCGCGCTGCACTGGAACAACTGGGCCGCCTGGCTTTTTGGCGCGTGGCACTGCGCCCAGGGCGCCCCATGGCCTGCGGCTGGCTGGGCGAATCGCGCACCCCATTTGTCGGTTTGCCCGGCAACCCGGTCGCTGTCATGGTAACCTTTGGACAGTTTGTGACACCGCTGCTGGACCGCCTTCATGGGCAGCCCATGGCGCCACCCCATCGCCTGCATGCAATCGCCGATAACCTGTTAAAAAGTCGCTTAAAGCGTACTGACTTTATTCGCGGCGTTTACCATACTGATGAGAATGGACAGCTACACGTGCGCAGTACCGGCGCTCAGGGTTCGGGTATTTTAACCTCGATGGTGGCTGCTAACTGTTTGATTGAGCTTGCCGATGACCAAGACGGCGCACAATTAGGTGAGGTAGTCAGCATACAACCACTAACGGGATGGCTATGACCCAGCAACTAATCGACGACTTTGGCCGGCGCATTAGCTATGTGCGTATCTCGGTCACCGATCGCTGCGACTTCCGCTGCGTGTACTGCATGAGCGAGGAGATGACATTTCTGCCCCGCGCCCAGGTACTCACGCTGGAAGAGATCGCCATGGTGGCCCGCGCCTTCACCGAGCTCGGCGTGGAAAAAATCCGCCTGACCGGCGGCGAGCCATTGGTGCGCCGGGGCATTGAACAATTGGTCGATGAAATCGGCTCGATGCCAGGTCTTAACGATTTCACCATGACCACCAACGGCGCCAGCCTGCGCAAATACGCCAAGCAGCTTTACGCCGGCGGTTTACGACGGCTAAATATCAGCCTGGATTCGCTGGATGCCGAACGCTTCAAGCAACTCACCCGCACCGGTGATTTAGCCAAAGTCATCGACGGTATTCATGCCGCTCAGGAAGCAGGCTTTAAGCGTATCAAGCTTAACGCGGTGATCTTGAAGGGGCGTAATGATGACGAAGTCATTGATCTGGTCACTTTTGCCCGCCGGGAAGGCCTCGATATTAGCTTTATCGAAGAGATGCCGCTGGGCGATGTTTCCGATCATTCGCGAGCGGAAACCTTCTACTCCAGCGATGACGTTCAGACGCTGATTGAATCACGCTACCCGCTGATCCCCACGACCGAAACCACCCCAGGGCCCTCGCGCTACTTCAGGATGGCGGATAGCGACAGCCGGGTGGGGTTTATCTCACCGCATAGCCACAACTTTTGCGATACCTGCAACCGGGTGCGGGTGACTGTGGAAGGCCGCCTGCTGCTTTGTTTAGGCAATGAACACTCGGTGGATCTGCGTGCCGTGCTGCGCCGTCATCCCGGCAATATGCAGGCGCTGAAAGAGGCGATTATCAATGCCCTGCCGCTAAAGCCTGAGCGCCACCACTTCACCACCGATGGTGATGTTCAGGTAGTACGCTTTATGAACATGACAGGGGGCTAGGCATTGGAGGGGGCGGCAAAAACAGCCAACACAAAAGTACCGGTGCATATCATTACCGGCTTTTTAGGTAGCGGCAAAACCACGCTTATCCACAGCCTGATTGAGCAGAAGCCTGTGGATGAAAAATGGGCCATCCTGGTCAATGAATTCGGCCAGATCGGCATCGATCAAGCGATGTTTGACGCGCGTGACGATGTCGTCATCAAAGGCCTGCCCGGCGGCTGCCTGTGCTGCCAGCTCGCCTTTGTGCTGCAGGCGGCGCTGGTCAATTTGCTCTCACGCAGCAAACCTGACCGTGTCATCATCGAGCCATCCGGCCTTGGCCACCCAGCAGGCCTGCTGGATCTACTGCGTGGTGACGCCTTCTGTGAGGTAGTCGAGGTACACGATATTATTGCTACTCTCGACCCACGCCGAATGGATGACGCCCGAGCAAGGCAACACGATACCTTCCGCGATCAGCTCGACATGGCTGATGCCGTGGCGCTCACCATGCTCGACCAGAGCACGCCCGAACAGCTCAGCGCCGCCCACGCCTTTGTGGCGCAGCACTGGCCACCTCGCAAATGGGTACAGGAAGCCCCGCAAGGCGCGCTACCGATAGCGTTGTTGACCCAGAGTGGGCATACCGCTGCGAGTGATATCAGCATGCCCGCAAGCCACCAACAGCTGGCCGCCGCCCCCAGCCTGGAAGGCACATTTTTTGATTTTCCGCCTCCGCCCGGCAAACCGCAGCGTGAAACCGGCACCTCACTGGGCTACACCAGCACGGGGTTACGCTGGCACCCAAGTGAACGTTTCGAGCTGGATCGCCTAGCCGCCTATTTGGGAGAACTGCCTCGGGAGGCGCGTATTAAAGGGGTATTTCATACCAATCACGGGTGGAAACGCCTTAACCGCGCCGATGGCTCAATGAGTATCGAAAGCAGCGCGTGGCGGCAGGATTCTCGCCTGGAAGTTATTCTCCCTGCCGCTCTGACCTCTCCCAATATGGAATTTGATGAATTTCTAACCACATGAGTTAACGACCTAGTATTTGTGCTTCAAACGCCTCAATTTCCATAGGGTGCCCAAACAGATAACCTTGGTAAGCGCGACAGTCATGCGCTAAAAGCCATGCCTGCTGCGCTTCTGTTTCTACGCCTTCAGCAATGACTTCTAAGTTAAGACTCTCCGCAAGCGCGATAGTACTCTCTACAATCGCTGCATTGGCTTGGCTTTCAAGCACCTGCTGAACAAACGATTGATCGATTTTTAGCTGATCCAACGGCAACTGAGCTAAATACGCCAGCGACGAGTAGCCGGTGCCAAAGTCATCCAGCGAAAAGCGTACCCCTTTCGCTTTTAGGCTAAGCATCTTATCTCGGGCATAATCACGCGCTTCCACAAACAGCGATTCTGTGACTTCCAACTTTAAGCGATGAAGCGGGGCCTGGGTACGCGCAAACACTCCGTCGACGCGCTGTAAAAAATCTTTATCACGGAACTGCATCGGGCTGATATTAACCGATATCGTCAACTGACTTAGCCGGGGATGCTGCGCCCAACGTGCCAATTGGTAGCAAGCATCTTCCAATACCCACTCACCCACCTCGTTAATCAGTTCTGTACTTTCCAGCAGCGGAATAAACTCACCAGGCGACACCAAGCCCCGCTCTGGATGCAGCCAGCGCAGCAATACTTCCACGCCGGTGATAGTGCCTTGGTGATTAACTTGGGGCTGGTAGTAGAGTTGCCACTGTTGATTGGCCAGTGCATGCCGTAAGTCTGCTTCTAACTTTACGTGTGCTAATAGCGCGGCCTGCATAGCGGGGTCAAAAAAGCACACTGTATGGCGGCCAGTGCTTTTTGCTTGAAAGAGAGCCATGTCCACTTGCTGCAGATAATCATCAACATTGTGCTCACTGCTCGCCATGATCGTAATACCAATACTGCCCGTAATCGTGACGCTCTCCTCGGCCAGTACGACGGGCTCAGCAAGTACTGCCAGCAATTTATTGGCGATTCGTTCAGCAAGCTGGGACGTTTGCCCATGATTACTATCAACACCCTCAATTAATACCGCAAACTCATCGCCTCCCAGCCGCGCTAACGTATCCGTATCTCGCAGCATTTGGCTCATTCGCCGCGCCAAACCTTGTAATAACTGGTCGCCCGTATAATGCCCTAGGGTGTCATTAATTTGTTTGAAGTTATCGATATCAATAAATAACAGTGCGCCGCAACGCTGATGGCGCTGGAGTTCTTTGAGTGCTGCGCCCATGCGGTCCATAAACAGGCGCCGGTTAGCGAGCCCGGTTAACGGGTCATAAAACGCCAGTTGATGAATTTCCTGCTCAGCAGCTTTGCGCTCGCTGATATCACTCATCGTGGCGACGTAGTTCGTAAGCACACCGTCTGTGTCGTATACCGCGCTAATCGTTAACCACTCAGGAAACAGCTCGCCATTTTTACGCTGGTTCCATATTTCGCCTTCCCACTTGCCGGTTTTAAGCACCTGCTCCCATAGGCGACGATAAAATGCTGCGTTATGGAGACCAGAGCTAAACATACGTGGGTTTTTCCCCATCACCTCGGCTTCGCTGTAGCCACTAATGCGCGTGAAAGTGTCGTTCGCTTTAAGGATTCTCCCTCGAGCATCGGTAATCAAAATACCCAAGTGCGTTTGAAAAGCCGCCGCTGCGACCTGCGCTTCGGCGCGTGCCTGTTCGCGCTCTTCAATACGCTGACTTAACTGTTGGGCTAGCGCCAAGCGGCTCAGATAGTGGCGCGCCCCCCAGGCTCCGAGCAGGGCAAGCATCCCCATTACCAGCGATAAAATCAGCGCGCGCTGCCGCCAAGCCGCCAGCAATTCGTGTAGGTCAATACCCACCACCGCCAGCATGGGATACTCACCTACCCGCTGCATACGAAACAGACGTTCACGATCATCAACAGGTGAAAGAGCTTTGAGCGACCAGGCGGTCTCTTCATTTGCCAACTTCTGATCCGCTTGGGGGCTGGGTATTTTTCTGCCAACGGCAAATTGCTCATCAAGGGCAGGATGCCGAGCAATTAACCTCGATTCAGAGTCAACCAGCGCAATACTCTCACCGTCATAAACATGCATTTGCTCAAGCGAGTCGGCAAATATGTCGGGAATAATGCTCGATACCACCACCCCCATGAAATCGCCGGTCGGGCTATCAAGTCGTCTGCCATGGTACAAATAATAGTGTTGATTGCGATCAGACCAGTAAAGCGGCGTAATCAGTTCCTGCTGCCCCCCTTGTTTAAAGGCATTAAAAAACTGCGTATGACCGATATTAGCGCCAGCATTGCGGTTGCCGTTACTGCTTGCCAACACTCGCCCATTGAGATCCATCACCCCGACCTCGTTAACGAGGGGTACATAGTGGGTAAGATTTTCTAATGCGCGCTCAAGCACCTGAGTGTTATCGGCGTCAGGCATGCCTTGTATGGTGAGCAGTTCAGCAAGGCCAAAAAGGGCTTGTCCGCTTTGGGCAAAGACCCCTTTTGCCCACTCCGTTACCACATTGGCCCGCGCGGTAATGCGCGATTCAGCGGCCTCAATTTCTTGTTGGTACTGCTCGTTAAGCAGCCAGCCAAAGAGTAACGTCATGACGAAAAGCGCTAGCAAATAAGCCGCCACCACGCTTCGCCGCTGGTGACGAAAGGCATTAGTAGCCTTCAGAGCATTATCATTTACATCAATAGGAGTAACAGACATCGCGCAGAGGCCTTATCCAGGTATCCGATTAAGACACCTGATACAGTATAAAAAAACAGAAACGTTACACCACACACGCTGACAAGTGCGTTTACCTCGATAATGCCGCGGTGCTTTTCTGATGTATATCAGTTTTTATCGCAGGTAATTCGTTAAAAAGCGTGACGTTACGCATTGATTGTCTACCTACCAAGGATTGTTATGGCATCGCTAGGCCAAATGAGCGACTACGAAATACGCCTAATTCGTATTTTCAAGACGGTCGTCGAGTGCGGCGGCTTTACGGCGGCGGAAACGACACTCGGTATTAGCCGTTCAGCGATTAGCCAGCACATGAATGATTTAGAGGGAAGGCTGGGTTTTTCACTCTGCCAGCGGGGGCGCAGCGGGTTTAGTTTAACAGAGGAAGGTAAAGAGATTTATCAGGCGGGACTCACGCTATTAACGGCCCTGGAAACCTTCAAAAGCGACGTTAACGCCTTACACCAAACGATTAAAGGCGAGCTGAATATTGGCATTACCGACAACCTAGTGACGCTTCCGGCCATGCACGTGACCAACGCGCTGGCTGAACTTAGCGCGCCGGAACATGAGGTAACGCTGCATATTCATATGGAGCCTTCCGACGCCGTTATTCGAGGCGTGATGGATGGCCATTTGCACGTCGGCGTAGTACCCGCGGTGAACCTACCCACCAGCTTAGAAACCCGACACCTTTATGATGAGCCTTCCTACCTTTACTGTGCCGCAGGGCACCCGCTGTTTGCGGAAAACGATGACACGCTCAGCGTTGCAGATATCGCACGACACGCAGCTATTTCACCTCGTTATCCGCTGCCAGTTGAGGCACGCCAAGCCCATGATGCGCTCACGCTACGCGCGTCGGCATCCGATCGGGAAGGCGCTGCGTTTTTAATTCTTACCGGGCGTTTTATCGGCTTCCTTCCTGAACACGTGGCCGAACAGTGGGTCGCGGCAGGCAAAATGCGCGCCCTTCTCACGCCCAGTCAGCACTACCGTATTCCGTTTGTGCTGGTCACCCGTCATGACCGCCGCCCAAACCGAGTGGTCGATGCTTTTTTAAGTTTAATCAAAAGTAGCTAATCTAAAAGCCAGGCTTCCGTGCCGGGCTTTAAACATAGCTATTGATTACCACTACTGATTAACGCTGCTCAGTGACCTCGCTGGCCATTAACGGCACAGGCCCTGCCTGCGGAGACGATGCCACTACTTGGCTGGCAGCATAGTAAACAATCGCCCCCAGCGCCGACCCAGTGAACCACCCATAATCGTAGAACCAGTTCATCGTGCCTGTCACCAGAGAGATCAAGGTAAGTAGCACCGGCACACCAAAGGCGATAAACCCAGCCATGTTCACCGCAGGATAGGCGTGGTTATCCATATAGAGACTAGGCACATCCAAGCGCTGCTTTTTAATCAGGAAGTAATCCACCGCCATAATACCCGCTATCGGGCCGAGTAGGCTGGAGTAGCCAAGCAGCCAGTTGGAGTACATCTGTTCAAGTGATACGCCTGGAGGAATCACGCCTGCTTTTTGCAATAGATCGTAGCCCATTAGCAACACGCCCACCGCACCGGTCATCAGCACACCGCGGGTCTGATTGATCAATTTGGGCGCAATGTTTTGGAAGTCATTGGTAGGCGAAACAATATTCGACGCGGTGTTGGTAGAGATCGTGGCAATAATGATCAGCAGCATTGCCATGACCACCCAGAAGGGACTGTCGATATAGCCAATCAAACGCACCGGGTCGGCAACGGTTTGGCCCACCAGCGTTTCAGACGCCGCGGTTAACACGACACCGAGGGCAGCGAAGAAGAACATCGTCAGCGGCAGCCCGATGATCTGGCCAGCAATCTGGTCTTTCTGGCTTTTGGCAAAGCGGCTGAAGTCAGGGATATTAAGTGACAACGTGGCCCAAAACCCCACCATGGCGGTCAAGCCTGCAAAGAAATAACCATAAACGGAAGCCCCCTCAGGGCGTGATGGTGGCTGCGCCAGCAGCTCAGTCATCGACATGTTCGGCCACGCCCACACCATCAAGCCAATGCCCACCGCTAACAGCAGTGGCGCCGCCAGCGTTTCCAGCCACTTGATTGATTCCGCACCGCGGATCACCACATAAAGATTCATCGCGCCGAAAACAAAAAAGCCAATCACCTCCCCCACGCCCCCAAGCGCAGCCCAAGCGGGAATCAACTCAGACAACAGCAAGTGAATCGCCAGCCCACCGAACATGGTCTGAATACCAAACCAGCCACAGCCAACTAACGCCCGCACCAGGCAGGGCACGTTGGAGCCTAAAATGCCGAAGGATGAACGCAAAACGACAGGGAAAGGAATGCCAAATTTGGTGCCAGGAAAGGCGTTCAGCGTCAGGGGAATCAGGACAATAATATTCGCCAATAGAATGGCAAACAGCGCTTCCCCTACGCTCAAGCCAAAGTAGGCAGTTAACACCCCGCCTAACGTATAGGTAGGAACACAGATCGACATGCCGACCCACAGCGCGGCGATGTTCCATTTGCTCCAGGTACGCTCGCTGGCCTGGGTGGGTGCAATATCCTCGTTAAAGCGTGAACTACCTCGCACGTCACTGCCTACATCAAGCTCTATCAGCCCACCTCGATCCACCATCTGAGAGGTTGTTTCGGTCATCTTGTTTCTCCTCAGTATTGTGTTGTCTAGCCCAGGCTATGTCTGAAAACTAGCTGTGCTCGCTGACTTTTAAGCCAAGTCCTAATAAGACAAGCCCTAACTCACACGGCCAGTGGAGCTTCCCAGACAGAATTAAAAGCAATAAGCGTGCCTACTTATAAAACCAAAGCAATTAACTCATTGATTAAAAAGCTGCCCTCCTAGACAACAATATTATTGTTAGCTTGTTACCTTTTAAATTTACTCTCTCCAAACAAAAACCAATTAAACAAAGCTAGGTCAAAAAAAATATTTGCACCAACTTTAAACAATACGATGCTCGATATATCGTCAATTATTAAACCTATCGCATGATTTTTAAGAATAAAAAAATATACCCAAAACAGTGCACAAGCTCACCAAAAGAGTGAAAAGTGCAACGTAAAAAAATAAAAACAAACAAACTCAACGAGTTAAATGCAATTTATCTAACATCGATTAAAGACTTGCTAAAACCACTCATCCAGCGCTACTTTCAACAAAAGCTGTCTTTTACGTCAGCTTTATAAAACTCATTCTCAAGACACTACAAATATACGCTACACACCAACAATCAGAGGAAGCGTCTCATGCAAAAGATGAAAATTGGGCTGATTCAGATGGGGCTGAAAACCAGCACGGATCTTGAACCTGAGGCTATTCGCGATGCCATGAACGAGGCACACCTGCCGATGATTCAACAAGCGGCTGACCAAGGCGTGCAGGTGCTGTGCTTCCAGGAAGTCTTTAACCAACCCTATTTTTGCCCCAGCCAGGATGGCAAATGGTATGCCGCCGCCGAGCGGGTGCCAGAAGGCCCCACCTGCCAGATGATGCAAAAACTGGCTGCTGAGCACCGCATGGTCATTATTGTGCCGGTGTATGAAGAGACCGAAACCGGTGTTTATTACAACACCGCCGCGGTGTTCGATGCCGACGGCAGCTATCTGGGCAAGTATCACAAGACGCACATTCCCCAAGTGGCGGGGTTCTGGGAGAAATTCTTCTTTAAACCGGGCAACTCCAACTGGCCGGTATTCGATACCGCCTACGGCAAGATCGGCGTGTATATCTGCTACGACCGTCACTTCCCCGAAGGCTGGCGGGCACTGGCGCTCAACGGCGCCGAGGTGATCTTCAACCCTTCCGCCACCGTGGCCGGTCTTTCTCAGTATTTATGGGAGCTTGAACAGCCCGCCTCCGCTGCCGCTAACGGCTGTTTTATCGCCGCCATCAACCGCGTGGGTACCGAAGCGCCTTGGAATATCGGCGATTTTTACGGCTCCAGCTATATCGTGAATCCACGCGGCAAAATTGAAGCCCAGGCCAGCGAGACCGACGACGAGCTACTGGTACACGAGATTGACCTGGATATGGTGCGCGAGGTGCGCAACAACTGGCAGTTCTTCCGCGACCGCCGCCCCGAGACCTATACCCGTCTCACCGACGGCGAATAATTCCCTCAATCAATTATCTAAGGAGCGAACCATGAGTTTATTGATCAAGGGCGGCACCGTGGTCACCCACGCGGATACCTACCGCGCCGATGTGCTGTGTGTAGACGGTAAAATCCACGCGATTGGCACTGACTTAGAAGTACCCGAGGGCTGCGAGACGGTGGATGCCAGCAACCAGTTGGTAATGCCCGGCGGTATCGATCCCCATACCCATATGCAGATGCCGTTTATGGGCGCGGTGGCCAGCGAGGATTTCTATACCGGCACCGCCGCGGCCATGGCGGGCGGCACCACCACCATTATCGATTTCGTGATTCCCAGCCCCGGCCAGTCGCTGTTGGAAGCCTTTGAAACCTGGCAAGGCTGGGCGGAAAAAGCCGCCACCGACTTCGCTTTCCACGTGGCAATCACCTGGTGGGACGAGAGCGTCAAAGAGGAGATGGGGACGCTGGTACGCGAGCACGGGGTCAACAGTTTCAAGCACTTTATGGCCTACAAGGGCGCCATCATGGCCACCGATGATATTCTGGTGGAAAGCTTCTCGCGTTGTTTAGAGCTAGGCGCAATCCCCACCGTACACGCGGAAAACGGCGAGCTTGTGTATCACATGCAGCAGAAACTACTCGCCCAGGGCATGACCGGCCCAGAAGCGCACCCGCTTTCCCGCCCGCCCCAGGTCGAAGGCGAAGCCGCGAGCCGGGCGATTCGTATTGCCAGCACCCTGGGTGCTCCCGTTTACTTGGTACACGTTTCCACTAAGGACGCCGTGGACGAAATCGCCTACGCCCGTCAGCAGGGTCACCCTGTGTTTGGCGAGTGCCTAGCAGGTCACTTGGTCATTGATGACAGCGTTTATCAGAATCCCGACTGGGCAACCGCAGCGGCCCACGTGATGAGCCCGCCCTTCCGCCCCAAAGGCCATCAGGAAGCGCTCTGGCATGGCCTGCAATCCGGCAATCTGCAAACCACCGCCACCGATCACTGCTGCTTCTGCGAAGAGCAGAAAGCCGCGGGCAAGGATGACTTTACCAAGATCCCTAACGGCACCGCCGGAGTCGAAGACCGTTTGGCCGTGCTGTGGGACGAAGGCGTGAATACCGGCAAGCTCTCGCCTCAGGAGTTCGTCGCCGTCACCTCCACCAACACCGCCAAGATCTTCAATCTCTACCCACGTAAAGGGGCGATTCAGGTGGGTTCCGATGCCGACAT includes the following:
- the hydA gene encoding dihydropyrimidinase translates to MSLLIKGGTVVTHADTYRADVLCVDGKIHAIGTDLEVPEGCETVDASNQLVMPGGIDPHTHMQMPFMGAVASEDFYTGTAAAMAGGTTTIIDFVIPSPGQSLLEAFETWQGWAEKAATDFAFHVAITWWDESVKEEMGTLVREHGVNSFKHFMAYKGAIMATDDILVESFSRCLELGAIPTVHAENGELVYHMQQKLLAQGMTGPEAHPLSRPPQVEGEAASRAIRIASTLGAPVYLVHVSTKDAVDEIAYARQQGHPVFGECLAGHLVIDDSVYQNPDWATAAAHVMSPPFRPKGHQEALWHGLQSGNLQTTATDHCCFCEEQKAAGKDDFTKIPNGTAGVEDRLAVLWDEGVNTGKLSPQEFVAVTSTNTAKIFNLYPRKGAIQVGSDADIVVWDPNGTRTISAKTHHQNVDFNIFEGKTVRGIARHTISQGKWVWRDGDLRAERGAGRYLERPAYPGVFELLAKRAELNAPIAVKR
- a CDS encoding nitrilase-related carbon-nitrogen hydrolase, with product MQKMKIGLIQMGLKTSTDLEPEAIRDAMNEAHLPMIQQAADQGVQVLCFQEVFNQPYFCPSQDGKWYAAAERVPEGPTCQMMQKLAAEHRMVIIVPVYEETETGVYYNTAAVFDADGSYLGKYHKTHIPQVAGFWEKFFFKPGNSNWPVFDTAYGKIGVYICYDRHFPEGWRALALNGAEVIFNPSATVAGLSQYLWELEQPASAAANGCFIAAINRVGTEAPWNIGDFYGSSYIVNPRGKIEAQASETDDELLVHEIDLDMVREVRNNWQFFRDRRPETYTRLTDGE
- a CDS encoding NCS1 family nucleobase:cation symporter-1: MTETTSQMVDRGGLIELDVGSDVRGSSRFNEDIAPTQASERTWSKWNIAALWVGMSICVPTYTLGGVLTAYFGLSVGEALFAILLANIIVLIPLTLNAFPGTKFGIPFPVVLRSSFGILGSNVPCLVRALVGCGWFGIQTMFGGLAIHLLLSELIPAWAALGGVGEVIGFFVFGAMNLYVVIRGAESIKWLETLAAPLLLAVGIGLMVWAWPNMSMTELLAQPPSRPEGASVYGYFFAGLTAMVGFWATLSLNIPDFSRFAKSQKDQIAGQIIGLPLTMFFFAALGVVLTAASETLVGQTVADPVRLIGYIDSPFWVVMAMLLIIIATISTNTASNIVSPTNDFQNIAPKLINQTRGVLMTGAVGVLLMGYDLLQKAGVIPPGVSLEQMYSNWLLGYSSLLGPIAGIMAVDYFLIKKQRLDVPSLYMDNHAYPAVNMAGFIAFGVPVLLTLISLVTGTMNWFYDYGWFTGSALGAIVYYAASQVVASSPQAGPVPLMASEVTEQR